In Cicer arietinum cultivar CDC Frontier isolate Library 1 chromosome 7, Cicar.CDCFrontier_v2.0, whole genome shotgun sequence, a single window of DNA contains:
- the LOC101492619 gene encoding uncharacterized protein isoform X1: MASSSSTTFCNLKFHFKLPYKNSHINTFSLPRILHMKQEENLDSQINRRELILRSSELATIGAIFNFSGKKPEYLGVQKNSAALALCPATNNCVSTSENVSDLIHYAPPWNYNPEGRKSPVSREEALEELIEVIESTRPDKFTPRVVERKEDYIRVEYQSSILGFVDDVEFWFPPGKGSVVEYRSASRFGNFDFDVNRKRIKTLRQELEKKGWASQDTI; this comes from the exons ATggcttcatcatcttcaacaacatTCTGCAACCTCAAATTTCACTTCAAATTACCCTATAAAAATAGTCATATTAACACTTTTTCTCTTCCTCGTATTCTTCATATGAAGCAGGAGGAAAATCTCGACAGCCAAATCAATCGAAG agAACTCATATTGAGGAGCAGTGAATTAGCAACCATTGGCGCCATCTTCAATTTCAG TGGAAAGAAGCCTGAATATCTTGGAGTTCAGAAAAATTCAGCAGCATTGGCTCTGTGTCCAGCAACTAACAATTGTGTGTCAACCTCTGAGAATGTCAGTGATCTCATCCATTATGCTCCTCCTTG GAACTATAACCCTGAAGGTAGGAAAAGTCCTGTGAGCAGAGAAGAGGCATTGGAGGAACTAATAGAAGTG ATAGAATCAACAAGACCAGACAAATTCACACCACGAGTAGTTGAAAGGAAAGAAGACTATATTCGTGTGGAGTATCAAAGCTCAATCTTGGGG TTTGTGGACGACGTTGAGTTTTGGTTCCCACCAGGTAAGGGTTCGGTTGTGGAGTATCGATCGGCATCAAGGTTTGGAAACTTTGATTTTGATGTGAATAGAAAAAGAATCAAG ACACTACGACAAGAGTTGGAGAAGAAAGGATGGGCATCTCAAGATACCATATGA
- the LOC101492619 gene encoding uncharacterized protein isoform X2, with amino-acid sequence MASSSSTTFCNLKFHFKLPYKNSHINTFSLPRILHMKQEENLDSQINRRELILRSSELATIGAIFNFSGKKPEYLGVQKNSAALALCPATNNCVSTSENVSDLIHYAPPWNYNPEGRKSPVSREEALEELIEVIESTRPDKFTPRVVERKEDYIRVEYQSSILGNIAICHVNSLWTTLSFGSHQVRVRLWSIDRHQGLETLILM; translated from the exons ATggcttcatcatcttcaacaacatTCTGCAACCTCAAATTTCACTTCAAATTACCCTATAAAAATAGTCATATTAACACTTTTTCTCTTCCTCGTATTCTTCATATGAAGCAGGAGGAAAATCTCGACAGCCAAATCAATCGAAG agAACTCATATTGAGGAGCAGTGAATTAGCAACCATTGGCGCCATCTTCAATTTCAG TGGAAAGAAGCCTGAATATCTTGGAGTTCAGAAAAATTCAGCAGCATTGGCTCTGTGTCCAGCAACTAACAATTGTGTGTCAACCTCTGAGAATGTCAGTGATCTCATCCATTATGCTCCTCCTTG GAACTATAACCCTGAAGGTAGGAAAAGTCCTGTGAGCAGAGAAGAGGCATTGGAGGAACTAATAGAAGTG ATAGAATCAACAAGACCAGACAAATTCACACCACGAGTAGTTGAAAGGAAAGAAGACTATATTCGTGTGGAGTATCAAAGCTCAATCTTGGGG AACATTGCCATTTGCCATGTGAACAGTTTGTGGACGACGTTGAGTTTTGGTTCCCACCAGGTAAGGGTTCGGTTGTGGAGTATCGATCGGCATCAAGGTTTGGAAACTTTGATTTTGATGTGA